In one window of Nicotiana tabacum cultivar K326 chromosome 12, ASM71507v2, whole genome shotgun sequence DNA:
- the LOC107830920 gene encoding splicing factor U2af small subunit B-like — protein MAEHLASIFGTEKDRVNCPFYFKIGACRHGDRCSRLHTRPTVSPTLLLSNMYHRPDMITPGVEPQGQPLDPRKIQEHFEDFYEDIFEELSKFGEIENVNVCDNLADHMIGNVYVQFKEEDQAAATLQALQGRFYSGRPIIADFSPVTDFREATCRQYEENDCNRGGYCNFMHVKMISRELRRKLFGKYHRHRGSRSRSRSLSPHHRRDYDRPDRRDYRDSRERDRSGRRSHRRYDSDGPRRRSRSPIREGSEERRARIEQWNREREERQS, from the coding sequence ATGGCGGAGCACTTGGCTTCCATCTTCGGCACGGAGAAGGACAGAGTCAATTGTCCTTTCTACTTCAAAATTGGTGCTTGCCGTCACGGTGACCGTTGCTCTCGCCTCCACACCAGACCTACCGTTTCTCCCACTCTCCTCCTCTCCAACATGTACCACCGTCCCGACATGATCACCCCTGGCGTCGAACCCCAAGGCCAGCCTCTCGATCCCCGTAAGATCCAGGAACACTTCGAGGATTTCTACGAGGATATTTTTGAGGAGCTCAGCAAGTTCGGTGAGATCGAGAACGTCAATGTCTGCGATAATCTCGCCGATCACATGATCGGAAATGTTTATGTTCAATTTAAAGAGGAGGATCAGGCAGCTGCCACTTTGCAGGCCCTCCAGGGCCGATTCTACTCTGGCCGCCCTATTATTGCCGATTTCTCCCCTGTCACTGATTTCCGGGAGGCTACCTGCCGCCAGTATGAAGAGAACGACTGCAATCGTGGAGGTTATTGTAATTTCATGCATGTAAAAATGATTAGCAGGGAACTCAGGAGGAAGCTTTTCGGTAAGTACCATCGACATCGGGGTAGCCGCAGCAGAAGCAGGAGTCTGAGCCCGCATCACCGGAGAGACTATGACAGGCCTGACCGTCGTGACTACCGTGATTCCCGGGAACGTGACCGCAGTGGTAGAAGAAGCCACAGGAGGTACGACAGTGATGGTCCCAGAAGGAGAAGTAGGAGTCCTATTAGGGAAGGGAGTGAGGAACGCAGAGCTAGAATTGAACAATGGAATCGAGAAAGAGAGGAGAGGCAAAGCTGA